Proteins encoded together in one Hymenobacter monticola window:
- a CDS encoding DUF6766 family protein, whose product MAITRPASPFWRFLYENSLIIVILLLTLGTLSGQFVTGWHDYNDELKDMGLAQLSAGQYFHSGHFLEATFENWESEFLQMGLYVVLTIWLRQRGSSESKKLYEEEEVDAEPDQSKKDAPWPVRQGGLVLTLYKNSLSIAFFLLFAMSFYLHARGGAEVYSIEQVHDGKPAVGVAEYMGTSRFWFESLQNWQSEFLSILSIVALSIFLRQHGSPQSKPVDASYSETGG is encoded by the coding sequence ATGGCCATAACCCGTCCTGCTTCGCCTTTTTGGCGTTTTTTATACGAGAATAGTCTCATTATCGTCATTTTGCTGCTCACGCTGGGCACGCTGAGCGGCCAGTTCGTGACGGGCTGGCATGATTACAACGACGAGCTCAAGGACATGGGCTTGGCCCAGCTCTCGGCCGGGCAGTATTTCCATTCCGGCCATTTCCTCGAAGCTACGTTCGAAAACTGGGAAAGCGAGTTCCTGCAAATGGGGCTCTATGTGGTGCTTACCATATGGCTGCGCCAGCGGGGCTCATCGGAGTCGAAAAAGCTGTACGAGGAAGAGGAAGTCGATGCCGAGCCCGACCAGTCCAAGAAGGACGCGCCTTGGCCCGTGCGACAAGGCGGCCTCGTTCTTACGCTCTATAAAAATTCGCTGAGCATCGCGTTTTTCCTGCTGTTTGCCATGTCGTTCTACCTGCACGCCCGCGGCGGGGCCGAAGTCTACAGCATCGAGCAGGTGCACGACGGCAAGCCGGCCGTGGGCGTGGCAGAGTATATGGGCACTTCGCGCTTCTGGTTCGAGTCGCTGCAGAACTGGCAGAGCGAGTTTCTCAGCATCCTGAGCATCGTGGCGCTCAGCATCTTCTTGCGCCAGCACGGCTCGCCCCAGAGCAAGCCCGTTGACGCTTCCTATAGCGAAACCGGCGGGTAG
- a CDS encoding erythromycin esterase family protein: MRKTRYFPLLHFLLVGLLSVIGHLAAVGQARPAGPPMPTLPLQCLTPEAPDHYAPVRKALGAVRVVMLGEQSHFDGATFEAKIDLIRYLHDSLGFNTLAFESDMYALDKARREIAAGQPVLPVLQKSVYEGIWSGTAEFQALAAYLSTHPKLRLAGFDCQLSGEYSAEQLLPELRGFVAQDRRTKWTEADFYPAQELLAELAGGDFKQQLQHPADTVRLDRWFRRVRQSLGYIAAQQPAQAHRAAFWQQWLHTTARYAQDAKSEARGRKEVVQNSRDALMADNLLFLARQPEHAKIIVWAASYHVANRIERLETDDAVTAAYVQQLRRQQHAADDEAMSARQMLAGAVPMGRLVKQALGAQAYAVGFVAYDGTYGRAGDTTSLHPVPVPPPGSIEAAFGQRGCARGFVNLQNGPLDSYYASPLGYLPLRGPWEAVFDGLFFTRTMHPTTLLAVTSAPAAPVAGLRLLGQVRDSKSGAAVSFASVGIRGTAVGTVTNLEGDFALFVPAAHTRDTVQVSCLGYASVRLSLARHPAGAPLRLQLVPQGQLLGEVVVRAPLSATAILAKAREHITTNYPQQAHSMQLYSRAQHWRDDSLRVQREAALDGYDQEGYRRGSWEHARKQRFLQVRQQRKTGDARLPEYQESPDFWLLWSDDPVLTTRNPLEAATADKYTFTLKGETQYNGRTVYEVGFVCNRPSAFTTPYGYPAPEAYTGSVFVDTENFAVVKYEAFTTRSPTELTKPREYGRYGFAQPATRFWQHHDVYQYEEAKGTYFRQYARRETTARFVLRDSTQHRRQDVKELLTNSVELAKPVVLQTSLMEANANVPYREEFWNTYQVLLPTSGPKPGEPAKR; encoded by the coding sequence CACCTGGCCGCGGTTGGCCAGGCACGGCCGGCGGGACCGCCGATGCCCACGCTGCCCTTGCAGTGCCTGACGCCCGAAGCACCCGACCACTACGCGCCGGTTCGCAAGGCGCTGGGGGCGGTCCGCGTGGTCATGCTGGGCGAGCAGTCGCATTTCGATGGGGCAACGTTTGAGGCCAAAATCGACCTGATTCGCTACCTGCACGACTCGCTGGGCTTCAACACCCTGGCTTTTGAGAGCGACATGTACGCGCTGGACAAGGCGCGCCGCGAAATAGCGGCGGGCCAACCGGTGCTGCCCGTGCTGCAGAAGTCGGTGTACGAAGGCATCTGGTCGGGCACGGCGGAGTTTCAGGCGCTGGCGGCCTACCTGAGCACGCACCCCAAGCTGCGCCTGGCCGGGTTCGACTGCCAGCTCAGCGGCGAGTATTCGGCCGAGCAGCTGCTGCCGGAGTTGCGCGGCTTCGTGGCCCAGGACCGGCGCACGAAGTGGACGGAGGCGGATTTTTACCCCGCCCAGGAGCTGCTGGCCGAGCTGGCTGGTGGCGACTTCAAACAGCAGCTGCAGCACCCGGCCGACACCGTGCGGCTGGACCGCTGGTTTCGGCGGGTACGGCAGTCGCTCGGCTACATCGCGGCGCAGCAGCCCGCGCAGGCCCACCGGGCCGCCTTCTGGCAGCAGTGGCTGCACACCACGGCCCGCTACGCACAGGATGCCAAAAGCGAAGCCCGCGGCCGCAAGGAAGTGGTCCAAAACTCCCGCGACGCGCTGATGGCCGACAACCTGCTCTTCCTGGCCCGGCAGCCCGAGCACGCCAAAATCATCGTGTGGGCCGCCTCCTACCACGTTGCCAACCGCATCGAACGGCTGGAAACCGACGATGCCGTGACGGCGGCTTACGTGCAACAACTACGGCGGCAGCAACACGCGGCCGACGACGAGGCCATGTCGGCGCGCCAAATGCTGGCCGGGGCCGTGCCCATGGGCCGGCTGGTGAAGCAGGCCCTGGGCGCGCAAGCCTACGCGGTGGGCTTTGTGGCCTACGACGGTACCTACGGCCGGGCGGGCGACACCACCAGCCTGCACCCGGTGCCCGTGCCGCCGCCCGGCAGCATCGAGGCCGCGTTCGGCCAGCGCGGGTGCGCCCGGGGCTTCGTGAACCTGCAGAACGGCCCGCTGGACAGCTACTACGCCTCGCCCCTGGGCTACCTGCCCTTGCGCGGCCCCTGGGAAGCGGTGTTCGACGGGCTGTTTTTTACGCGCACCATGCATCCCACCACGCTGCTGGCGGTGACTAGCGCACCGGCCGCGCCGGTGGCGGGGCTACGGCTGCTGGGCCAGGTGCGCGACTCCAAGAGCGGAGCGGCCGTTTCGTTTGCCAGCGTGGGCATTCGGGGCACGGCGGTGGGCACGGTCACCAACCTGGAGGGCGACTTTGCGCTGTTTGTGCCCGCCGCGCACACCCGCGATACCGTGCAGGTATCTTGCCTGGGCTATGCCTCGGTGCGCCTGAGCCTGGCCCGGCACCCCGCGGGCGCCCCCCTGCGCCTGCAGCTGGTGCCGCAGGGGCAGCTGTTGGGCGAGGTGGTGGTGCGGGCCCCGCTGAGCGCAACGGCCATTCTGGCCAAAGCCCGCGAACACATCACCACCAATTACCCGCAGCAGGCGCACAGCATGCAGCTGTATTCGCGGGCCCAACACTGGCGCGACGACTCGCTGCGCGTGCAGCGGGAAGCCGCCCTCGATGGCTACGACCAGGAGGGCTACCGCCGGGGCAGCTGGGAGCACGCCCGCAAGCAACGCTTTCTGCAAGTGCGGCAGCAGCGCAAAACCGGCGATGCCCGCCTGCCGGAATACCAGGAGTCGCCCGATTTCTGGCTGCTGTGGAGCGACGACCCGGTGCTTACCACCCGCAACCCGCTGGAGGCCGCCACCGCCGACAAGTACACCTTCACGCTGAAAGGCGAAACCCAATACAACGGCCGAACGGTGTATGAAGTAGGATTCGTGTGCAACCGGCCCAGCGCATTTACGACGCCCTACGGCTACCCGGCCCCCGAGGCGTACACGGGTAGCGTGTTTGTGGACACCGAAAATTTTGCCGTCGTCAAGTACGAAGCCTTCACCACGCGCAGCCCCACCGAGCTCACGAAGCCCCGGGAGTACGGCCGCTACGGGTTTGCGCAGCCGGCCACCAGGTTCTGGCAGCACCACGACGTGTACCAGTACGAAGAAGCGAAAGGCACTTATTTCCGGCAGTACGCCCGGCGCGAAACCACCGCGCGCTTTGTGCTGCGCGACAGCACGCAGCACCGTCGGCAGGACGTGAAGGAACTCCTCACCAACAGCGTGGAGCTGGCCAAGCCGGTCGTGCTGCAAACCTCGCTGATGGAAGCCAACGCGAACGTGCCCTACCGGGAGGAGTTCTGGAACACCTATCAGGTCCTACTGCCCACGAGCGGGCCGAAACCCGGGGAGCCCGCCAAGCGGTGA